In Centroberyx gerrardi isolate f3 chromosome 20, fCenGer3.hap1.cur.20231027, whole genome shotgun sequence, a genomic segment contains:
- the neurl2 gene encoding neuralized-like protein 2 translates to MEPLSDQFMEFHPIHGTNVRLDHSGTQATRVESFANGVCFSKHPLNPGEIFLVEIEEKELGWCGHLRVGLTAQDPRNLEVVPEYSLPDLMDLGDSWVFAITRNHNKIIEEPGAGAEGGEGAGEEGGRRLGRGEDQDGAGGQGDGGGGDNTNSKPKTFFTDSHLYIENIRIPRDKLVGRSRPGRFSHILDDLYKSNALPPTARRSRIGVLYVPKGQGLADMHIIINGEDMGASAKGIPAIQPLYAVVDVFAATKCVRIVQVEYGFSSLQTLCRKAIQKHVVHRMAIDWLELPETLKHLCKYE, encoded by the exons ATGGAGCCCTTGTCTGACCAATTTATGGAGTTCCACCCCATCCACGGCACCAACGTGAGGCTGGACCACTCAGGAACCCAGGCCACCCGGGTGGAGAGCTTCGCCAACGGGGTGTGTTTCAGCAAACACCCCCTGAACCCCGGGGAGATCTTCCTAGTAGAGATCGAGGAGAAGGAGCTGGGCTGGTGCGGCCACCTGCGGGTCGGCCTGACCGCCCAGGACCCCAGGAACCTGGAGGTGGTTCCCGAGTATTCCCTACCGGACCTGATGGACCTGGGCGACAGCTGGGTCTTCGCCATCACTCGCAACCACAACAAGATCATAGAGGAACCGGGGGCTGGAGCGGAGGGGGGCgaaggagctggagaggaagggggaCGGAGGCTCGGGCGGGGGGAGGATCAAGATGGAGCAGGAGGTCAGGGAGACGGAGGAGGCGGCGACAACACCAACAGCAAGCCCAAGACTTTCTTCACGGACTCTCACCTGTACATCGAGAACATTCGGATCCCCAGAGACAAGCTGGTGGGGCGCAGCCGGCCCGGGCGCTTCAGCCACATTTTGGACGACTTGTATAAGTCCAACGCCCTGCCGCCTACGGCCCGACGCAGCCGGATAGGAGTGCTGTACGTGCCTAAGGGGCAAGGCTTGGCCGACATGCACATCATCATCAACGGGGAGGACATGGGAGCTTCTGCGAAGGGGATCCCCGCCATCCAGCCTCTGTACGCCGTGGTGGACGTCTTCGCTGCCACCAAGTGTGTCCGCATTGTCCAGGTGGAGTATGGAT tTTCCTCCTTGCAGACTTTATGTAGGAAGGCCATCCAGAAGCACGTAGTCCACAGGATGGCCATTGACTGGTTGGAACTGCCAGAGACACTCAAACACCTCTGCAAATATGAGTAG
- the msrb1b gene encoding methionine-R-sulfoxide reductase B1b, producing the protein MSFCQFIGGEIYKDHFKPGMYVCSRCSHPLFSSRSKFSHSSPWPAFTDTIRPDSVTKMMETLTAFKVLCGKCGSGLGHEFVNDGPEEGLSRFUIFSHSLKFVSNKGKEDKQ; encoded by the exons ATGTCGTTTTGCCAGTTTATTGGCGGCGAGATCTACAAGGATCATTTCAAGCCAG GTATGTATGTGTGCTCCAGGTGCAGCCACCCCCTGTTCTCCAGCCGGTCCAAGTTCTCCCACTCCTCCCCCTGGCCGGCCTTCACCGACACCATCAGACCGGACAGCGTCACCAAGATGATGGAGACTCTCACTGCCTTCAAG GTCCTGTGTGGGAAGTGCGGCAGCGGGCTGGGCCATGAGTTTGTGAACGACGGGCCGGAGGAGGGACTCTCACGTTTCTGAATATTCAGCCACTCGCTTAAGTTTGTCTCCAATAAAG GAAAGGAGGACAAGCAGTAA